A region from the Clostridiaceae bacterium genome encodes:
- the rlmB gene encoding 23S rRNA (guanosine(2251)-2'-O)-methyltransferase RlmB, protein MTKNKDYSGFKAYQNKKNCSDKKISERNLDMDTREDILEGRNPVLEALKSGRSINKILIAKGEREGSIIQIIALAKENGVVVQEVERQKLNSLSQTKAHQGVIALVSAKAYVEVDDILEAASSKNEPAFIIILDEINDPHNFGSLLRTADAVGVHGVIIPKRRAVGLTPVVSKASAGAVEYVAVARVSNISQTIEYLKKKNIWVVGTDNTGEEEIFYDKDLTGPIALVIGSEGQGIGRLIKESCDFLVKIPMKGKISSLNASVAGAVVMYEILRQRSKKNT, encoded by the coding sequence ATGACGAAAAATAAGGATTATTCAGGATTCAAAGCTTATCAAAATAAAAAAAATTGTTCAGATAAGAAAATTTCTGAAAGAAACTTAGATATGGATACAAGAGAAGACATACTTGAAGGAAGAAATCCTGTTTTAGAAGCATTAAAGTCAGGAAGAAGCATTAATAAAATACTTATTGCCAAGGGTGAAAGAGAAGGCTCAATTATTCAAATAATTGCTCTTGCAAAAGAAAATGGGGTAGTAGTACAAGAGGTTGAGCGCCAAAAATTGAATAGTTTGTCTCAGACCAAGGCTCATCAAGGTGTTATTGCATTAGTATCAGCTAAGGCATATGTAGAAGTTGATGATATTTTAGAAGCTGCTTCTTCTAAGAACGAACCAGCATTTATAATTATTCTTGATGAAATAAATGATCCCCATAATTTTGGTTCATTATTAAGAACGGCTGATGCTGTTGGAGTTCATGGAGTGATAATACCAAAAAGGAGGGCTGTAGGCCTTACCCCTGTAGTATCAAAAGCATCTGCAGGAGCTGTTGAATATGTGGCTGTCGCCAGAGTAAGCAATATATCCCAAACTATAGAATATTTGAAAAAGAAGAATATCTGGGTTGTTGGAACTGACAATACTGGAGAGGAAGAAATATTTTATGATAAAGATCTTACTGGTCCAATTGCTCTTGTAATAGGTAGCGAAGGACAAGGAATAGGTAGACTTATAAAGGAGAGCTGCGATTTCCTTGTGAAAATACCCATGAAGGGCAAAATTTCTTCTCTTAATGCATCTGTTGCAGGAGCAGTTGTAATGTACGAAATATTAAGACAAAGGAGTAAGAAAAATACTTAG
- a CDS encoding Mini-ribonuclease 3 produces the protein MMDFFLEGIVCETGDISEKDVDELSPLVLAYIGDAVFELYIRTYLVCKGNSPVHALHKQATHYVKAKAQSDIIHVLIDFLTDEEKNIVRRGRNAKSNTIPKNADVTEYKYATGFESLLGYLYLKKQYPRLMQVLGMSIAGHNIEEH, from the coding sequence ATGATGGATTTTTTTCTGGAAGGTATAGTATGCGAGACAGGCGATATAAGTGAAAAGGATGTGGATGAACTGTCACCATTAGTTCTTGCCTATATAGGTGATGCGGTTTTTGAGCTTTATATCAGAACATATCTTGTGTGTAAGGGAAATTCTCCTGTTCATGCACTTCATAAGCAGGCTACTCATTATGTAAAAGCTAAAGCACAGTCAGATATTATACATGTACTAATAGATTTTTTAACTGATGAAGAAAAAAATATAGTGCGTAGAGGAAGAAATGCCAAGTCAAATACCATTCCGAAAAACGCAGATGTCACAGAGTATAAATATGCTACAGGATTTGAATCGCTGTTGGGTTATCTATACTTAAAAAAGCAGTACCCAAGGTTGATGCAGGTACTTGGCATGTCAATTGCAGGACATAATATAGAAGAACATTAA
- a CDS encoding sporulation peptidase YabG, which translates to MDNNIKIGDIVTRKSYGGDIYFTVEEISLKRDGEKVCILRGVTYRIIADAKAVDLEKQDTRKVLEEVRREFIASARNAYRRSVPVYRPAFLWGRVRAARVLHIDGSKDFLYKSFDYYKGAGVAIVGKYASEKDQPLVVREYLEYYRPDILVLTGHDSFKKNADKQNINSYANSRYFIEAVREARKYQPDFDKLCIVAGACQSYYEAIMSAGANFASSPGRILIHALDPATVSQKVALTDERKLVTPQEVAALTSSGEKGIWGIDTRGHLRWR; encoded by the coding sequence ATGGATAATAACATAAAAATAGGAGATATAGTTACAAGAAAGTCATACGGAGGGGATATTTACTTTACTGTCGAAGAAATCTCTTTGAAGAGAGATGGAGAAAAAGTCTGTATACTAAGAGGTGTAACCTACAGAATTATAGCTGATGCTAAAGCAGTAGACCTGGAAAAGCAAGATACCAGAAAAGTTCTGGAAGAGGTAAGAAGAGAATTTATTGCTTCAGCCAGAAATGCATATCGAAGAAGTGTTCCAGTATATAGACCTGCATTCCTGTGGGGAAGGGTAAGAGCGGCAAGAGTTTTGCATATTGATGGGAGCAAGGACTTCTTATACAAGAGTTTTGATTATTATAAAGGAGCCGGTGTGGCAATAGTTGGGAAATATGCCAGCGAAAAAGACCAGCCCCTGGTAGTACGAGAATACTTAGAATATTACAGACCTGATATACTTGTTCTTACCGGTCATGACAGCTTTAAGAAGAATGCAGACAAACAGAACATTAATAGTTATGCGAACTCAAGATACTTTATTGAGGCTGTAAGAGAAGCCAGAAAATATCAGCCTGATTTTGATAAGCTTTGTATAGTTGCCGGGGCATGCCAGTCATACTATGAAGCGATAATGAGTGCTGGGGCCAATTTTGCAAGCTCTCCTGGGAGAATACTGATACATGCACTGGATCCAGCTACAGTATCACAGAAAGTTGCCCTCACAGATGAAAGAAAACTTGTAACTCCTCAGGAGGTGGCAGCTCTAACCAGTTCGGGCGAAAAGGGCATATGGGGAATAGACACAAGAGGACACCTTAGATGGAGGTAA